From one Humulus lupulus chromosome 8, drHumLupu1.1, whole genome shotgun sequence genomic stretch:
- the LOC133796458 gene encoding Golgi SNAP receptor complex member 1-1 isoform X2 — MSSVVSMEVSSSSWDALRKQARKIEAQLDEQMNSYRKLVSSKDSTKIDAKENDLESGIDRLLKQLQQVNSQMQAWVSSGGSEMVSHTLTRHQEILQDLTQEFYRLRSSLRAKKEHASLLDDFREFDRTRLDLEEGGDSAKQGLLKEHASISRSTGQMDTVISQAQATLGSLVTQQSTFGGINSKLSNVSSRLPMHEPMSLLRNNGRRIQILEFSMIGKNEKNI, encoded by the exons ATGTCGTCGGTGGTGTCCATGGAGGTCTCAAGCTCATCATGGGACGCCCTTCGCAAGCAG GCAAGGAAAATTGAAGCTCAGTTAGATGAGCAAATGAATTCCTATCGAAAACTGGTTTCCTCAAAGGATTCCACAAAAATTGATGCTAAAGAGAATGATCTTGAATCTGGGATTGACCGGCTACTAAAGCAGCTTCAACAAGTGAACTCCCAGATGCAAGCTTGGGTTTCTTCGGGTGGCTCGGAAATGGTTTCTCATACCTTGACTAGGCATCAGGAAATTCTTCAAGATCTCACTCAG GAGTTTTATCGTCTCCGCTCTAGCCTCAGGGCTAAGAAAGAACATGCTTCACTTCTTGATGATTTTAGAGAGTTTGATAGAACAAGATTAGACTTGGAAGAGGGTGGTGATTCTGCCAAGCAAGGTCTTCTAAAAGAGCATGCATCTATCAGCCGAAGTACAGGGCAG ATGGATACTGTAATTTCACAAGCTCAAGCAACACTTGGTTCTCTTGTCACTCAACAGTCAACTTTTGGTGGCATCAATTCAAAGCTCAGCAATGTTAGCAGCCGCTTGCCAATG CATGAGCCAATGAGTTTATTAAGAAATAATGGTAGGAGGATACAAATTTTGGAATTCAGCATGATTGGAAAGAATGAGAAGAACATTTGA
- the LOC133796458 gene encoding Golgi SNAP receptor complex member 1-1 isoform X1: MSSVVSMEVSSSSWDALRKQARKIEAQLDEQMNSYRKLVSSKDSTKIDAKENDLESGIDRLLKQLQQVNSQMQAWVSSGGSEMVSHTLTRHQEILQDLTQEFYRLRSSLRAKKEHASLLDDFREFDRTRLDLEEGGDSAKQGLLKEHASISRSTGQMDTVISQAQATLGSLVMQRSTFGGINSKLSNISSRLPTVNHILSSIKRKKSMDTIILSLVASVCTFLIFIYWLSK; encoded by the exons ATGTCGTCGGTGGTGTCCATGGAGGTCTCAAGCTCATCATGGGACGCCCTTCGCAAGCAG GCAAGGAAAATTGAAGCTCAGTTAGATGAGCAAATGAATTCCTATCGAAAACTGGTTTCCTCAAAGGATTCCACAAAAATTGATGCTAAAGAGAATGATCTTGAATCTGGGATTGACCGGCTACTAAAGCAGCTTCAACAAGTGAACTCCCAGATGCAAGCTTGGGTTTCTTCGGGTGGCTCGGAAATGGTTTCTCATACCTTGACTAGGCATCAGGAAATTCTTCAAGATCTCACTCAG GAGTTTTATCGTCTCCGCTCTAGCCTCAGGGCTAAGAAAGAACATGCTTCACTTCTTGATGATTTTAGAGAGTTTGATAGAACAAGATTAGACTTGGAAGAGGGTGGTGATTCTGCCAAGCAAGGTCTTCTAAAAGAGCATGCATCTATCAGCCGAAGTACAGGGCAG ATGGATACTGTCATTTCACAAGCTCAAGCAACACTTGGTTCTCTTGTCATGCAACGATCAACTTTTGGTGGCATTAATTCAAAGCTCAGCAATATTAGCAGCCGCTTGCCGACG GTAAATCATATTCTTTCTTCAATAAAGAGAAAAAAGTCCATGGACACCATCATACTCTCGCTTGTTGCATCCGTGTGcacttttctcatttttatttactGGTTGAGCAAGTGA
- the LOC133796460 gene encoding uncharacterized protein LOC133796460 gives MGDEDPWLARDKLYHVLFCFSLTLIFSTLANLTRYPFLRRHSIWIGSIASLFAGAAKEVADELGFFRSAGASSRDTFADILGVLLAGFALSLVKRCSRPNNHATDHTRWVSLV, from the coding sequence ATGGGGGACGAAGACCCATGGTTAGCTCGAGACAAGTTGTACCATGTCCTCTTCTGCTTTTCTCTAACCCTTATCTTCTCCACCTTGGCCAACCTAACCCGCTACCCTTTTCTGCGTCGCCACTCCATTTGGATTGGATCCATCGCTTCCCTCTTCGCCGGAGCCGCCAAAGAGGTCGCCGACGAACTTGGGTTCTTTAGATCGGCCGGAGCCTCGTCAAGAGACACCTTCGCTGATATCCTCGGTGTGCTGCTTGCTGGTTTTGCTCTCTCATTAGTTAAGCGTTGCTCTCGACCTAATAATCATGCTACGGATCACACCCGATGGGTTTCGCTGGTTTGA
- the LOC133796459 gene encoding aquaporin NIP6-1, whose amino-acid sequence MVMENEEVPSAPSTPATPGTPGAPLFGGGGFRQDKGGGNAGRKSFLNSCTRCFSLDDWAMEEGVLHKVSSSLSPPPVSLARRVGAEFMGTLILIFAGTATAIVNQKTPGSVTLLGLATSNGLAVMIVILSTGHISGAHLNPAITIAFAALKHFPWKYVPVYIGAQVVASLCASFALKWVFHPIMSGGVTVPSGSHGQAFALEFVITFFLMFIVTGVATDTRAVGELAGIAVGATVMLNILVAGETTGASMNPVRTLGPAVAANNYEAIWVYLTAPILGALCGAGVYSAVKLPEEDGDNHDKPSTRRSFRR is encoded by the exons TCTGTTCGGCGGCGGCGGGTTCAGGCAAGATAAAGGTGGTGGGAATGCAGGTAGAAAATCTTTCCTCAACAGCTGCACCAGGTGTTTTAGCCTTGATGATTGGGCTATGGAGGAAGGAGTTTTGCATAAGGTCTCTTCCTCCTTGTCGCCTCCTCCTGTCTCTCTTGCCAGAAGG GTGGGAGCTGAGTTCATGGGCACTCTGATACTGATCTTTGCTGGAACAGCCACAGCCATAGTGAACCAAAAGACGCCTGGCTCCGTGACCCTTCTGGGCCTCGCCACTTCCAATGGCCTCGCTGTTATGATCGTCATTTTGTCAACTGGCCACATCTCCGGGGCTCATCTCAATCCTGCCATCACCATAGCTTTTGCTGCTCTAAAGCACTTTCCATGGAAATAT GTGCCAGTGTATATTGGAGCACAAGTTGTGGCATCTTTGTGTGCTTCGTTTGCTCTCAAGTGGGTATTCCACCCCATAATGAGTGGAGGTGTCACTGTTCCTTCTGGGAGTCATGGTCAAGCTTTTGCTTTGGAGTTCGTCATTACCTTCTTCCTCATGTTTATTGTCACTGGTGTGGCCACTGATACCAGAGCT GTGGGAGAGCTGGCAGGAATCGCGGTAGGAGCAACTGTTATGCTCAATATACTTGTTGCAGG GGAGACAACAGGAGCTTCAATGAACCCTGTGAGGACTTTAGGGCCAGCAGTAGCTGCCAACAACTATGAAGCAATATGGGTCTACCTCACTGCTCCTATTCTTGGAGCACTTTGCGGTGCAGGGGTCTATTCTGCTGTCAAGCTTCCAGAGGAAGATGGAGACAATCATGATAAGCCTTCAACTAGAAGGAGCTTCAGAAGGTGA